Proteins from a single region of Syntrophales bacterium:
- the ilvB gene encoding biosynthetic-type acetolactate synthase large subunit, whose product MKLTGSQVLLRTLRRENVDVIFGYPGGVVLPIYDELYKEIFRHLLVRHEQGAIHAADGYARASGKVGVCLVTSGPGATNTVTGIANAYMDSIPVVIFTGQVPTGLIGSDAFQEVDITGITRPCTKHNFLVRRIEDLASTIHEAFHIARSGRPGPVLVDLPRDVSQATIEEEDIRDDFNRLNGLEKPQQEDIAKAVEMIRAARKPVIVSGGGVLLGKASEELREFVRRTGFPITSTLMGLGAYPGSDPLWLGMPGMHGTYYANMAITGSDLLIAVGMRFDDRVTSKVDTFAPNAKIIHIDIDPVSIDRIVRSHLSIVSDAKTALGMLNEALAAGGPVPSEPIREWLEQIDAWKKRVPLRFDEGTDRIKPQQVIRKLYELTGGEAIITTEVGQNQMWAAQYYTYDHAQAFISSGGLGTMGFGFPAAMGAQVAKPDKTVVDIAGDGSIQMNIQELATAVQYNIPVKIVILNNQYLGMVRQWQQMFYGRRYSHTDMTYAPDFVKIAEAYGATGLRASRPEELEAVLKKGLETPGVVVMDIRVEKEECVYPMVRPGASIADMELGVELPAAPTNGGEDPGTRSFN is encoded by the coding sequence GTGAAACTGACTGGATCCCAGGTATTGCTGAGAACGCTTCGCCGGGAAAACGTGGACGTCATCTTCGGCTATCCCGGCGGGGTTGTGCTTCCGATCTACGACGAGCTGTACAAGGAGATTTTCCGCCATCTCCTCGTCCGGCACGAACAGGGCGCCATTCACGCCGCCGACGGGTACGCCCGGGCATCCGGCAAGGTCGGTGTCTGCCTCGTCACCTCCGGCCCCGGCGCCACGAACACGGTGACGGGCATTGCCAACGCCTATATGGACTCCATCCCCGTGGTCATCTTCACGGGCCAGGTGCCGACGGGCCTGATCGGCAGCGACGCCTTCCAGGAAGTCGACATCACCGGGATCACCCGGCCCTGCACGAAGCACAACTTCCTGGTCCGGCGGATCGAGGACCTCGCTTCAACCATCCACGAAGCGTTCCACATCGCCCGCTCCGGGCGCCCCGGCCCTGTGCTGGTGGACCTGCCCCGGGATGTGTCACAGGCAACCATCGAAGAAGAAGACATCCGCGACGACTTCAACAGGCTCAACGGACTGGAGAAGCCGCAGCAGGAGGACATCGCGAAGGCCGTGGAGATGATCCGGGCCGCCCGGAAACCTGTGATTGTCTCCGGAGGAGGAGTGCTCCTGGGGAAGGCCTCGGAGGAGCTCCGTGAGTTCGTCCGGCGGACCGGCTTTCCCATCACCTCCACCCTGATGGGCCTCGGCGCCTACCCGGGCTCGGATCCCCTCTGGCTGGGAATGCCCGGAATGCACGGCACGTACTACGCCAACATGGCCATCACCGGCAGCGACCTGCTGATCGCCGTGGGGATGCGCTTCGACGACCGGGTAACCTCCAAGGTGGACACCTTCGCCCCCAACGCGAAGATCATCCATATCGACATCGATCCCGTCTCCATCGACCGAATCGTCCGCTCCCACCTTTCCATCGTCAGCGACGCCAAGACGGCGCTGGGCATGCTGAATGAGGCCCTCGCCGCCGGAGGACCCGTCCCGTCGGAACCGATCCGGGAGTGGCTGGAACAGATCGACGCCTGGAAGAAGCGGGTCCCTCTGCGCTTCGACGAGGGAACGGACCGGATCAAGCCGCAGCAGGTTATCCGGAAGCTCTACGAGCTGACCGGGGGGGAGGCGATCATCACGACCGAGGTGGGCCAGAACCAGATGTGGGCGGCCCAGTACTACACCTACGACCATGCCCAGGCCTTCATCTCTTCCGGCGGCCTCGGAACCATGGGGTTCGGCTTCCCCGCCGCGATGGGCGCCCAGGTGGCGAAGCCGGACAAGACAGTGGTAGACATCGCCGGCGACGGCAGCATCCAGATGAACATCCAGGAACTGGCCACGGCGGTGCAGTACAACATCCCGGTCAAAATCGTGATCCTGAACAACCAGTACCTGGGAATGGTCCGCCAGTGGCAGCAGATGTTCTACGGGCGGCGCTACTCCCACACCGACATGACCTACGCCCCCGACTTCGTGAAGATCGCCGAGGCCTACGGGGCCACGGGCCTGCGGGCCAGCCGCCCGGAGGAGTTGGAAGCCGTCCTGAAGAAGGGGCTGGAAACCCCGGGGGTCGTGGTCATGGACATCCGGGTGGAAAAAGAGGAGTGTGTTTACCCCATGGTCCGCCCCGGGGCCTCCATCGCGGACATGGAACTGGGCGTAGAGCTTCCCGCTGCCCCGACCAACGGCGGGGAGGATCCCGGGACGCGCAGCTTCAACTGA
- the ilvN gene encoding acetolactate synthase small subunit, whose protein sequence is MKAKENTIALLVRNRPDVLARIAGTFSGGGFNIESITANITKTPETTKIIITTKGSASTMEKLKKQLNRLVDVLSVDDLTGRMASRRELVLFRMRWSDETRVQIMAAVDLYNWKVVCMDDKYCVIEVSGRKDSIDRAIQLLDPLGLEDFSRSGMVALEKFKPE, encoded by the coding sequence ATGAAAGCAAAGGAAAACACCATCGCCCTCCTCGTACGCAACCGTCCCGATGTCCTGGCGCGCATCGCCGGCACCTTCAGCGGGGGAGGATTCAACATTGAGAGCATCACGGCCAACATCACCAAGACGCCAGAGACGACGAAGATCATCATCACCACCAAGGGATCGGCGTCCACCATGGAAAAGCTGAAGAAGCAGCTGAACCGCCTCGTGGACGTGCTATCCGTAGACGACCTCACGGGAAGGATGGCCTCCCGGCGGGAGCTCGTCCTGTTCCGCATGCGATGGAGCGACGAGACCCGTGTCCAGATCATGGCCGCGGTCGACCTGTACAACTGGAAGGTGGTCTGCATGGACGACAAGTACTGCGTCATCGAGGTATCGGGCCGGAAGGACAGCATCGACCGGGCGATCCAGCTTCTCGATCCCCTCGGGCTCGAGGATTTTTCCCGATCGGGAATGGTGGCACTGGAAAAATTCAAACCCGAATGA
- the ilvC gene encoding ketol-acid reductoisomerase, with translation MAKIDFGGVLEEVVTAEEFPLEKARQVLKDETVAVVGYGVQGPGQALNMRDNGIRVIVGQREGGASWEKALADGFVPGETLFSPEEAARRGTVIQYLLSDAGQKTMWPAIKACLNKGDALYFSHGFSIVYKERTGVIPPPDVDVILVAPKGSGRTVRTNFLAGSGINSSYAIFQDYTGRALERTLALGVAIGSGYLFPTTFANEVYSDLTGERGVLMGALAGIMEAQYNVLRKHGHSPSEAFNETVEELTQSLIRLVADNGMDWMYANCSTTAQRGALDWKGRFRDAVAPVFDELYARVINGEETQIVLDANSAPDYRQKLNKELATMRDSEMWRAGSAVRSLRPENRKK, from the coding sequence ATGGCAAAGATTGACTTCGGCGGCGTCCTGGAAGAGGTGGTCACAGCGGAGGAGTTTCCGCTGGAGAAAGCCCGGCAGGTTCTGAAAGACGAGACCGTCGCCGTCGTAGGCTACGGGGTCCAGGGACCGGGACAGGCCTTGAACATGAGGGATAATGGAATCCGGGTCATCGTGGGCCAGCGGGAAGGGGGCGCTTCCTGGGAAAAGGCCCTCGCGGACGGTTTCGTTCCCGGCGAGACCCTGTTTTCGCCGGAGGAGGCGGCCCGGCGGGGAACGGTCATCCAGTACCTCCTGTCCGACGCGGGACAGAAGACCATGTGGCCCGCCATCAAGGCCTGCCTGAACAAAGGCGACGCCCTGTACTTCTCCCACGGCTTTTCCATCGTCTACAAGGAGCGGACGGGCGTCATCCCGCCGCCCGACGTGGACGTGATCCTGGTGGCCCCCAAGGGGTCGGGCCGGACCGTCCGGACCAACTTCCTGGCCGGGAGCGGCATCAATTCCAGCTATGCCATCTTCCAGGATTATACCGGCCGGGCGCTGGAGCGCACGCTGGCCCTCGGGGTCGCCATCGGGTCCGGCTACCTTTTCCCCACGACTTTTGCCAATGAAGTCTACAGCGACCTCACCGGCGAGCGGGGGGTTCTCATGGGCGCCCTGGCGGGGATCATGGAGGCCCAGTACAACGTTCTCCGGAAGCACGGCCACAGCCCGAGCGAGGCCTTCAACGAAACCGTCGAGGAGCTCACCCAGAGCCTCATCCGCCTGGTGGCGGACAACGGCATGGACTGGATGTACGCGAACTGCAGCACCACCGCCCAACGGGGCGCCCTCGACTGGAAGGGACGCTTCCGCGATGCCGTCGCCCCCGTTTTCGACGAGCTCTACGCGCGCGTCATCAACGGCGAGGAGACCCAGATCGTCCTGGATGCCAACAGCGCCCCGGACTATCGCCAGAAGCTGAACAAGGAGCTGGCCACAATGCGCGATTCGGAGATGTGGCGCGCCGGCTCGGCGGTGCGGTCCCTGCGCCCGGAAAACCGCAAAAAATAA